In Cyclopterus lumpus isolate fCycLum1 chromosome 17, fCycLum1.pri, whole genome shotgun sequence, a genomic segment contains:
- the LOC117746202 gene encoding granulocyte-macrophage colony-stimulating factor receptor subunit alpha-like isoform X2, whose product MDTGSLVPQGRPGQGHDVEFNVNDLCLLYPTDILNCSWSFDTLQKDAQLFVHLSICDDDRAVHYTNISSGERVGLSSLTPHKLDALYVILHFNITLHDAWTVYTSTYDMDMLEVLPPPQNISLSVKDGDLFVKWGLPKDQVKPSCLEYQLDMGDQERPKHLIDQQSYKEPNIDPHCTYSVRLRTRKMSICHDSSQWSDWSSAIKVEPSVEKLSPLVIVLMSLGIPMILLAVLLLLRHQRVAEVLFPPIPRPPLKYKGFLEKSDTFNLFYPVPPAEPVEEITEVEDT is encoded by the exons ATGGATACGGGCAGC CTCGTTCCACAGGGCCGTCCGGGGCAGGGACATGATGTTGAGTTTAATGTGAACGACCTCTGCCTCCTTTACCCAACGGATATACTCAACTGCTCCTGGTCCTTCGACACTTTACAGAAGGATGCTCAGCTCTTTGTCCATCTCAG TATCTGTGATGACGACAGAGCGGTTCACTATACGAACATTTCGTCTGGGGAGAGGGTCGGATTGAGTTCTTTGACTCCGCACAAGCTCGATGCGCTGTACGTAATCCTCCACTTTAACATAACCCTGCACGATGCATGGACAGTCTACACCTCGACCTACGACATGGATATGCTTG AGGTCCTGCCTCCACCCCAAAATATCTCCTTATCAGTCAAAGATGGAGACCTGTTCGTGAAGTGGGGTCTGCCCAAAGATCAAGTCAAGCCTTCGTGCTTAGAATACCAGCTGGACATGGGTGACCAG GAAAGACCCAAACACTTGATCGACCAGCAGTCTTACAAAGAGCCCAACATAGACCCCCACTGCACCTACAGCGTGAGGCTGAGGACGAGGAAGATGAGCATCTGTCATGATTCTTCCCAATGGAGCGACTGGAGCTCCGCCATCA aGGTGGAACCGTCAGTTGAAAAACTCAGCCCTCTGGTAATCGTCTTAATGTCACTTGGGATACCCATGATCCTCctggctgtgctgctgctgttgcgcCATCAGAG ggtgGCTGAGGTTCTGTTTCCTCCGATTCCTCGGCCCCCGCTAAAGTACAAAGGTTTCCTGGAAAAAAGTGACACATTCAAT cTCTTCTACCCTGTTCCGCCAGCTGAGCCAGTGGAGGAGATCACAGAGGTGGAGGACACATAG
- the LOC117746202 gene encoding granulocyte-macrophage colony-stimulating factor receptor subunit alpha-like isoform X1, whose amino-acid sequence MKLLSVHPILWSGLLVLCASGIETESNTTDACEDKMDTGSLVPQGRPGQGHDVEFNVNDLCLLYPTDILNCSWSFDTLQKDAQLFVHLSICDDDRAVHYTNISSGERVGLSSLTPHKLDALYVILHFNITLHDAWTVYTSTYDMDMLEVLPPPQNISLSVKDGDLFVKWGLPKDQVKPSCLEYQLDMGDQERPKHLIDQQSYKEPNIDPHCTYSVRLRTRKMSICHDSSQWSDWSSAIKVEPSVEKLSPLVIVLMSLGIPMILLAVLLLLRHQRVAEVLFPPIPRPPLKYKGFLEKSDTFNLFYPVPPAEPVEEITEVEDT is encoded by the exons ATGAAGCTGCTTTCTGTCCATCCCATACTGTGGTCCGGTTTGCTGGTTTTGTGTGCCTCAGGAATTG AGACGGAGTCCAACACTACAGATGCCTGTGAGGATAAAATGGATACGGGCAGC CTCGTTCCACAGGGCCGTCCGGGGCAGGGACATGATGTTGAGTTTAATGTGAACGACCTCTGCCTCCTTTACCCAACGGATATACTCAACTGCTCCTGGTCCTTCGACACTTTACAGAAGGATGCTCAGCTCTTTGTCCATCTCAG TATCTGTGATGACGACAGAGCGGTTCACTATACGAACATTTCGTCTGGGGAGAGGGTCGGATTGAGTTCTTTGACTCCGCACAAGCTCGATGCGCTGTACGTAATCCTCCACTTTAACATAACCCTGCACGATGCATGGACAGTCTACACCTCGACCTACGACATGGATATGCTTG AGGTCCTGCCTCCACCCCAAAATATCTCCTTATCAGTCAAAGATGGAGACCTGTTCGTGAAGTGGGGTCTGCCCAAAGATCAAGTCAAGCCTTCGTGCTTAGAATACCAGCTGGACATGGGTGACCAG GAAAGACCCAAACACTTGATCGACCAGCAGTCTTACAAAGAGCCCAACATAGACCCCCACTGCACCTACAGCGTGAGGCTGAGGACGAGGAAGATGAGCATCTGTCATGATTCTTCCCAATGGAGCGACTGGAGCTCCGCCATCA aGGTGGAACCGTCAGTTGAAAAACTCAGCCCTCTGGTAATCGTCTTAATGTCACTTGGGATACCCATGATCCTCctggctgtgctgctgctgttgcgcCATCAGAG ggtgGCTGAGGTTCTGTTTCCTCCGATTCCTCGGCCCCCGCTAAAGTACAAAGGTTTCCTGGAAAAAAGTGACACATTCAAT cTCTTCTACCCTGTTCCGCCAGCTGAGCCAGTGGAGGAGATCACAGAGGTGGAGGACACATAG